In Metarhizium brunneum chromosome 3, complete sequence, a genomic segment contains:
- the AVT6 gene encoding Vacuolar amino acid transporter 6 codes for MSLPPPNLPTLQQTHCRSILLRSSRYLAFPSPEIRTVHSFLILRILLCASASALSTAAGTVLGGGQRKDWPAGHSQIYGDSNFRGDDEETHTAPVVGAGTLAMPSVLSHMGIMLGVLLVIWSGLTAAFGLYLQSKCARYLDRGAASFFALSQITYSQASVVFDAAIAIKCFGVGVSYMIIIGDLMPGVMLGFNSRADHIPYLVDRHFWITAFMLLVIPLSFLRRLDSLKYTSLVALVSIGYLIVLVIYHFAVDPHADPSNVRVIKWAGAVETLSALPIVVFAYTCHQNMFSIVNEIKDNSPSSMVRVIVLSIGSAASIYLVVAITGYITFGNDIVGNIVLMYPTGVASTIGKAAIVILVLFSIPLQVHPCRASLDAVLKWRPSRSQSGNGRISSSVSAAATVSRGDHGTAPMSDTRFALLTTLILTLAYFTALSVSSLDRVLAFVGSTGSTSISFILPGLFYYKISDPESSYHQRLMKEDDDMEDSGLSDIEDSAHLAGNSASVLDSTPDSLNHSPWRWRKKWRWDLEHLDHGLVRKLALALAVYGVVVMVVCLFMNIFFAASH; via the exons ATGTCGCTTCCTCCGCCCAACCTTCCAACTCTTCAACAAACGCACTGCCGGTCGATTCTTCTTCGGTCCTCTCGATACTTGGCATTTCCCAGTCCAGAAATTCGGACTGTTCACTCGTTTCTCATCCTGCGCATACTGCTCTGCGCATCTGCGAGCGCCCTCTCCACGGCGGCCGGGACGGTGTTGGGAGGAGGGCAAAGAAAAGACTGGCCTGCTGGTCATTCCCAGATCTACGGTGATTCCAACTTCcgaggcgacgacgaggaaacGCACACAGCACCTG TTGTCGGTGCTGGTACGCTGGCGATGCCTTCGGTCCTATCTCATATGGGAATAATGCTTGGTGTTTTACTTGTAATATGGTCTGGCCTTACCGCTGCCTTCGGTCTTTACCTGCAGTCTAAATGCGCCCGTTATTTGGATCGTGGAGCTGCTTCCTTTTTTGCCCTGTCGCAAATCACCTACTCACAAGCCTCTGTCGTCTTTGACGCAGCCATCGCTATCAAGTGCTTTGGAGTAGGCGTATCATACATGATTATCATCGGAGACTTGATGCCTGGCGTCATGCTCGGTTTCAACAGTCGTGCCGACCATATCCCATATCTTGTCGACCGTCATTTCTGGATTACGGCTTTCATGCTTCTGGTTATTCCTCTCAGTTTTCTTCGGAGACTTGATTCGCTCAAGTACACCAGTCTTGTTGCCTTGGTTTCGATTGGGTACCTCATCGTTTTGGTCATATACCACTTTGCAGTTGATCCGCACGCAGACCCTAGCAATGTTCGAGTCATCAAGTGGGCCGGTGCTGTCGAAACATTGAGTGCTCTACCAATTGTTGTCTTCGCTTATACTTGTCATCAAAAT ATGTTTTCAATTGTTAATGAAATCAAGGACAACTCTCCATCAAGCATGGTCAGGGTAATTGTTTTGAGTATTGGATCAGCTGCTAGTATCTACCTTGTGGTCGCCATCACTGGTTACATTACCTTCGGTAATGATATTGTCGGTAATATTGTTTTAATGT ACCCCACTGGAGTTGCGTCGACCATTGGCAAGGCCGCAATTgttattttagttttattttcCATCCCCCTTCAGGTTCATCCTTGCCGCGCCTCATTAGACGCGGTTTTGAAATGGCGACCAAGCCGCTCGCAGTCAGGCAATGGCCGCATATCATCATCTGTATCTGCCGCGGCAACGGTCTCCCGAGGTGACCACGGCACCGCCCCCATGTCTGACACCCGCTTCGCACTCCTTACTACCCTTATTTTAACGCTAGCATACTTTACCGCCCTGTCAGTCAGCAGTCTGGATCGCGTGCTTGCCTTTGTGGGAAGTACGGGCTCGACGTCCATTAGTTTTATCTTACCGGGCCTCTTTTATTACAAAATAAGCGACCCTGAAAGCTCGTATCACCAGCGGCTCAtgaaagaagacgacgatatGGAAGACTCAGGGTTGTCGGATATTGAGGACTCTGCGCACCTGGCCGGAAACAGCGCCAGTGTTCTGGACAGCACGCCAGATTCATTAAATCACAGCCCGTGGCGCTGGAGAAAAAAATGGCGATGGGACTTGGAGCACCTTGACCACGGCTTGGTTAGAAAACTTGCCCTTGCATTGGCCGTTTACGGCGTAGTGGTCATGGTCGTATGCTTGTTCATGAACATATTTTTTGCAGCGTCTCATTAG
- the NNRE gene encoding NAD(P)H-hydrate epimerase, translating into MALKTLGAKTAAALDQELMSTCAFSIDQLMELAGLSVSQAVYRVHPLNKGRRVLVACGPGNNGGDGLVAARHLFYYGYQPTIFYPKRSKNELYQRLAKQLEDLEVPFVDDFQSAVDSTDHIVDAVFGFNFSGDIREPFPKVIQALEETKVPVTSVDAPSSWDIESGPPKSGVGSAFMPATLVSLTAPKPLVKFFRGRHFVGGRFVSPSIAKKYDFEVPEYPGVDQIVEVPITSEKL; encoded by the exons ATGGCTCTCAAG ACTCTAGGAGCTAAAACGGCTGCAGCCCTGGACCAGGAGCTGATGAGCACTTGCGCCTTTTCTATTGACCAGCTGATGGAACTTGCTGGCCTATCCGTTTCCCAGGCTG TTTATCGAGTTCACCCGCTGAATAAGGGCCGCCGAGTCCTCGTCGCTTGTGGTCCTGGAAATAATG GCGGAGATGGGCTCGTGGCGGCTCGACATTTGTTCTACTATGGATATCAACCTACTATATTCTACCCCAAACGGAGTAAAAACGAGCTGTACCAG CGCCTAGCGAAACAGCTTGAAGACCTCGAGGTCCCTTTTGTCGATGACTTCCAATCAGCAGTGGACTCGACGGATCATATTGTGGATGCGGTTTTTG GATTCAACTTTTCTGGTGATATTCGCGAGCCGTTCCCCAAGGTCATCCAGGCACTAGAAGAAACAAAAGTCCCAGTTACTTCAGTTGATGCTCCCTCTTCATGGGACATCGAAAGTGGTCCTCCAAAGTCTGGAGTAGGTAGCGCTTTCATGCCTGCCACACTCGTCAGTCTAACGGCCCCGAAGCCCTTGGTCAAATTCTTCAGGGGACGTCATTTTGTTGGTGGTCG TTTCGTTTCGCCGTCCATTGCAAAGAAATATGATTTCGAGGTGCCAGAGTACCCTGGTGTGGATCAAATTGTCGAAGTCCCCATAACAAGTGAGAAGCTTTGA
- the cyt-21 gene encoding mitochondrial 37S ribosomal protein bS16m encodes MVVKIRLARFGRRNSPFYNIVVAHARTARNSRPLEVLGTYDPVPKPDPYDNSGKLHKDIKLDTQRAKYWIGVGAQPTDTAWRLLSMVGILPKKVFGPKPSEKNETVDAEKVKIR; translated from the exons ATGGTTGTCAAGATCCGTCTCGCGCGCTTCGGGCGCCGAAATTCCCCGTTCTACAATATCGTCGTGGCCCATGCACG CACGGCACGAAACTCTCGCCCACTCGAGGTTCTCGGCACCTACGACCCTGTCCCCAAGCCCGATCCTTACGACAATTCAGGAAAGCTCCACAAGGATATCAAGCTCGATACACAGCGCGCCAAATACTGGATCGGTGTTGGCGCCCAGCCTACCGACACGGCGTGGCGATTGCTGTCCATGGTCGGAATCCTGCCGAAGAAGGTATTCGGACCCAAGCCCAGCGAGAAAAACGAGACAGTCGATGCGGAAAAGGTGAAGATTCGATAA
- the SPC19 gene encoding DASH complex subunit SPC19 has translation MATAASAPGTASYAGCVSSLRSSLNFLESSVETLDGGVADFPRLVKVLKTVRHYELIPQTTLAAAESSLRDEIGPYIALLLSRADAQIERQQRRIETLKARAELQQGRLARPDEVDKKNTARGRNLTGEDKLRARIVRQRKEALRYGVERLELEVLQKERELRRRLDT, from the exons ATGGCTACGGCAGCCTCCGCCCCTGGCACGGCATCGTACGCCGGCTGTGTCTCCTCGCTGCGCAGCTCACTTAATTTTCTTGAATCATCGGTCGAGACTTTGGATGGAGGCGTAGCCGACTTTCCACGACTCGTCAAGGTTTTGAAAACTGTCCGG CACTACGAACTCATTCCCCAAACAACACTTGCCGCTGCTGAATCCTCGCTCCGAGACGAAATTGGTCCATATATTGCACTCTTACTTTCTCGGGCTGATGCACAAATCGAGCGACAGCAACGGCGCATCGAAACACTCAAGGCTCGTGCAGAGCTTCAACAAGGTCGCCTCGCCCGGCCGGATGAGGTTGACAAAAAGAATACCGCTAGGGGGCGCAATTTGACCGGAGAAGACAAATTGAGAGCTCGTATTGTTCGTCAGCGCAAAGAGGCCCTTCGTTACGGAGTTGAGCGGCTAGAGCTCGAGGTGCTTCAGAAAGAAAGGGAACTACGAAGGCGTCTCGACACTTAA
- the MOS1 gene encoding High osmolarity signaling protein MOS1, with product MEHSRPYGGRKRMSLGNILGDPFALATISISLLAWFITFISCVIAQVQANKNKGLPDKDNPDGNFPPFAWWAVVYSLFLIVGVVIVVASDAIQTYHVAVTGYLAGGMVLVTSGVNSLVYSKNGAREAAAAGFILLSMVVIVWIFYFGSTPSSTPRAFLDSFALSKDSGAMHNQAMNGYGGTGRPETSNSVQPPQMYTSAQLNGFENPSPVGGASQAPTAPTMPTYGNNTMQPNNKSNDEEVLPPIDYPYQAKAIYSYEANPSDANEISFSKHEILDVSDVSGRWWQARRRGTNEIGIAPSNYLILL from the exons ATGGAACACTCGCGGCCATATGGTGGCCGAAAGCGAATGTCGCTGGGCAATATTCTTGGTGATCCTTTTGCGTTGGcaaccatctccatctctctT CTTGCCTggtttattacttttatttcGTGCGTCATCGCCCAAGTTCAGGCCAACAAGAATAAGGGACTGCCTGACAAGGACAACCCCGACGGTAATTTCCCTCCATTCGCTTGGTGGGCTGTCGTTTACAGCTTGTTCCTTATCGTTGGTGTTGTAATAGTGGTCGCCAGCGATGCTATCCAAACATACCACGTTGCTGTTACCGGTTATTTGGCTGGAGGTATGGTTCTGGTGACCTCTGGAGTCAACTCCCTCGTCTATTCCAAGAATGGGGCTAGAGAGGCCGCGGCTGCGGGCTTCATACTCCTGTCCATGGTAGTCATTGTTTGGATCTTTTACTTCGGCTcaacgccttcttcaacaCCGCGGGCATTCTTGGATTCATTCGCGCTGTCCAAGGACTCCGGTGCGATGCATAACCAAGCAATGAACGGCTATGGTGGTACCGGCCGCCCTGAGACATCCAACTCTGTGCAGCCGCCGCAGATGTATACATCTGCCCAGCTTAATGGTTTCGAGAACCCCTCACCCGTCGGTGGTGCATCTCAGGCTCCAACTGCGCCCACGATGCCAACATATGGCAACAACACGATGCAGCCGAACAACAAGTCCAACGATGAAGAGGTTCTCCCTCCCATTGATTACCCATATCAGGCCAAAGCCATCTATAGCTACGAGGCCAATCCTTCAGATGCGAACGAGATTTCCTTCAGCAAGCATGAAATCCTGGATGTATCTGACGTCAGTGGACGGTGGTGGCAAGCCCGGAGACGGGGTACTAACGAAATTGGCATCGCTCCTAGCAACTATCTCATCCTATTATGA
- the AFC3_1 gene encoding Serine/threonine-protein kinase AFC3 has translation MPYVEDAEKYASGGYHPVDIGDTICNGERAYEVIHKLGHGGFSTVWVVRSCAPSPSYFALKILCAEAVDMTDGELNVLQHLRTVAGPGHPNVVVLYDSFKISGPNGKHCCLSFPVLGPSLQKINVSAALSSNMRHQVCQQVASAMAFLHHHGVCHGDLTASSIVFELPDIQSMSPARVSQLLGPVKTENLKFTNGLCSPHAPKQVIQTPDLSGLDYSLLTQIRIIDFGQASFTDRPPPSLGVPIDISPPELCFGYLPSTKSDIWQLACIFYQIHTKAVLFPTVFQIFEILIGTIVSYLGPIPQHWKGKFNFDEYGYCEPGQVQDTTEPEWWFEDKCSEKTIDSRITQEAVHLSTYQREEYVRLLHDMVVYEPEKRLSAVEVIQRLGSASFLDEDSSELVNRR, from the exons ATGCCATacgtcgaggatgccgagaAGTACGCATCTGGCGGCTACCATCCGGTCGACATTGGCGACACGATCTGCAATGGCGAGCGGGCGTACGAAGTTATCCACAAGCTCGGCCACGGGGGCTTCTCGACAGTCTGGGTAGTTCGGTCATGTGCGCCCTCACCATCCTACTTTGCGCTGAAAATTCTTTGTGCCGAGGCTGTGGACATGACTGATGGTGAGTTGAACGTCCTCCAGCACCTCAGAACGGTCGCCGGCCCTGGGCATCCGAACGTGGTGGTTTTGTATGACTCGTTTAAAATCTCTGGCCCTAACGGCAAGCATTGCTGTCTCAGTTTCCCTGTTCTCGGCCCAAGCCTACAGAAGATCAATGTTTCCGCGGCGTTATCCAGTAATATGCGACACCAGGTGTGCCAACAAGTTGCCAGCGCTATGGCATTCCTCCATCATCACGGAGTCTGTCACGGCG ACCTCACTGCATCTAGCATAGTATTCGAGCTTCCAGATATTCAGTCTATGTCTCCAGCTCGTGTATCTCAACTTCTAGGCCCCGTCAAGACCGAgaaccttaaatttactaaTGGTCTATGCTCACCGCATGCTCCAAAGCAGGTCATTCAGACTCCCGACCTCTCAGGTCTAGACTACTCTTTGCTCACTCAGATTCGAATTATCGACTTCGGACAAGCCTCCTTCACAGATCGCCCGCCACCATCCCTAGGAGTTCCTATCGATATTTCCCCCCCAGAACTCTGCTTTGGCTATTTACCCTCAACTAAAAGTGATATTTGGCAGCTCGCATGTATTTTCTACCAGATTCACACAAAGGCGGTCTTATTTCCCACAGTTTTTCAGATATTTGAGATCCTAATCGGTACGATTGTGAGCTATCTCGGTCCGATACCCCAACACTGGAAGGGGAAGTTCAACTTCGATGAATACGGCTACTGCGAGCCGGGACAAGTACAGGACACAACAGAACCAGAGTGGTGGTTTGAAGATAAATGCAGCGAAAAGACAATTGATAGCCGGATTACCCAGGAGGCAGTGCATCTCTCTACCTATCAACGGGAGGAGTATGTCCGCTTGCTCCACGATATGGTTGTATACGAACCCGAGAAGCGCCTTTCGGCGGTGGAGGTGATACAGCGTCTGGGGTCAGCCTCGTTCTTGGATGAAGACTCGAGCGAATTAGTGAATAGGAGATGA